A genomic segment from Fusarium keratoplasticum isolate Fu6.1 chromosome 10, whole genome shotgun sequence encodes:
- a CDS encoding Branchpoint-bridging protein: MHSGLLTKQAVPHHVWCTGKVGSTFRRPRSRPRFISNHQTAATSAPDTANKVQHHQLGPFSSFYPERIDFDREKSGRMSWRNQGITGSNNIPLGKRRFAEEDGPDGFVDGDRDLKRGRDPEPRSEADGPRRRKKRNRWGDASENKAAGLMGLPTAILSNMTSEQLEAYTLHLRIEEISQKLRIDDVVPADGDRSPSPPPQYDNHGRRINTREYRYRKRLEDERHKLIEKAMKTIPNYHPPQDYRRPTKTQEKVYVPVNDYPEINFIGLLIGPRGNTLKKMEADSGAKIAIRGKGSVKEGKGRSDAAHASNQEEDLHCLIMADTEEKVNKAKKLIHNIIETAASIPEGQNELKRNQLRELAALNGTLRDDENQACQNCGKIGHRKYDCPERQNYTASIICRVCGNAGHMARDCPDRQRGASWRNNDMGGRSAGRIGSGDAVDREMEQLMQELGGGSSNGPPARIEAGPGSNGDAKPWQRGPTGGPAPWRSRNHDSNNEGGSSAPWRDRGGRNQDHHSGSNGGDSYYGQGYGGSSGAAAPWQQQAPGTQGGYAGYPGYGSYGAAPGMGAPPGLAAAPGGAPPPPPGAPPGLGDINAFIQQYAGAAPPPPPPSGDAPPPPPSDQPPPPPPGA; encoded by the exons ATGCACTCGGGCCTACTGACCAAGCAAGCTGTTCCACATCACGTGTGGTGCACAGGTAAAGTCGGCTCCACATTTCGCCGACCCCGAAGTCGCCCCAGATTCATTTCAAACCATCAAACAGCAGCCACTTCTGCCCCCGACACTGCAAACAAAgtccagcatcaccaactgGGCCCTTTTTCTTCATTTTACCCCGAGCGTATCGATTTTGATCGCGAAAAGTCTGGCAGGATGTCGTGGAGAAATCAGGGGATCACGGGATCTAACAACATCCCTCTTGGCAAGCGCCGCTTTGCAGAAGAGGATGGCCCCGATGGGTTTGTCGATGGCGACCGTGACTTGAAGCGCGGACGCGACCCCGAGCCACGAAGCGAAGCCGACGGACCTCGACGACGCAAGAAGCGAAACAGATGGGGTGATGCATCTGAGAACAAGGCCGCTGGTCTCATGGGACTGCCCACTgccatcttgtccaacaTGACGAGCGAGCAGCTCGAAGCCTACACCCTCCATCTGCGCATCGAAGAAATCTCCCAGAAGCTGCGCATCGACGATGTCGTCCCAGCAGATGGCGACCG ATCGCCTTCACCTCCACCCCAGTACGACAACCACGGTCGACGTATCAACACGCGAGAATACCGTTACCGCAAGCGGCTCGAGGACGAACGCCACAAGCTGATCGAGAAGGCCATGAAGACCATCCCTAACTATCACCCACCACAGGATTACCGTAGACCGACCAAGACGCAGGAGAAGGTCTACGTTCCTGTCAACGATTACCCGGAGATTAACTTCA TTGGTTTACTTATCGGACCCCGAGGTAATActctgaagaagatggaggcagaTTCAGGTGCCAAGATTGCTATCCGTGGCAAGGGCtccgtcaaggagggcaagggccGGTCTGATGCCGCTCACGCCAGCAACCAGGAGGAAGATCTGCACtgtctcatcatggccgatACCGAAGAAAAggtcaacaaggccaagaagctcattCACAATATTATTGAGACT GCTGCTTCTATTCCTGAAGGCCAGAACGAGCTCAAGCGCAACCAGCTCCGAGAACTCGCCGCACTCAACGGTACCCTCCGAGATGACGAGAACCAGGCTTGCCAAAACTGTGGCAAGATTGGCCACCGCAAGTACGACTGCCCTGAGCGACAGAACTACACTGCTAGCATCATCTGCCGTGTCTGTGGTAACGCAGGCCACATGGCTCGTGATTGTCCCGACCGCCAGCGTGGTGCTAGCTGGCGTAATAACGATATGGGCGGCCGTAGTGCTGGTCGCATCGGCAGTGGGGATGCTGTTGATCGCGAGATGGAG CAACTCATGCAAGAGCTTGGCGGAGGTTCTTCCAACGGACCTCCTGCGCGCATCGAGGCCGGCCCTGGCAGCAACGGAGACGCGAAGCCCTGGCAGCGTGGCCCTACTGGAGGACCTGCGCCTTGGCGTTCTCGCAACCATGATTCTAACAACGAAGGAGGTTCATCGGCTCCCTGGAGGGACCGCGGCGGCCGCAATCAGGATCACCACAGCGGCAGCAACGGCGGCGACAGCTACTACGGCCAAGGTTACGGCGGATCTTCCGGTGCCGCCGCGCCATGGCAACAACAGGCCCCCGGAACTCAGGGTGGGTATGCTGGATATCCTGGTTACGGCAGCTATGGAGCCGCTCCTGGAATGGGTGCTCCTCCTGGCCTTGCCGCTGCTCCTGGCGGcgctcctccacctcctccggGTGCTCCCCCTGGCCTGGGAGATATCAACGCCTTCATCCAGCAGTACGCCGGAGCGGCGCCTCCCCCACCACCTCCTTCGGGCGAtgctccccctcctcctcccagtGACCAGCCTCCACCCCCACCTCCTGGTGCCTAG
- a CDS encoding MFS domain-containing protein, translated as MDVFSLHSPTQAMTMTMDEAEFPVSSNEEVRSSLLSHPSVSEVLYGGDNDLTQPLLARHGEPQQPNQAFLRQEAALDAEATRRVLQKIDRTVIPLLFITYMLSFMDKIILSSAAVFGLREDNKLEGQQYSWVGSVFYMGYLQWTYPTNLLVTRLPAGKYLSANTLFWGTVVTLTAACNSFGGLLTVRFLLGVAEATITPGFMFLTSTWYTRDEMPTRVGIWFAGNSVGGLAASLLAFGVGHIDNTAIRPWRWMYIILGGATFLWAIPMFILLPDNISKAKFLTPKERQVAAQRVASAGTGTTENTYWKQDQFHECLADPKTWFIVGIQLLTQIPNGGSQSFANIVVESFGFTNLQSTLINIPYSLLSAGIISGSGYLAGHFRTWNCILIISVILPSVFGSALIYNRSHLPHGVHLFAYFLLSSGSAAMPLNMALVQSNYRGVTKKTIITVMLFIAYCIGNTAGPHFFRESEDPLYETAFKAIMVCYSLAIICAAALRVYLGRLNTKRTREEGILGSAGSGGVSRDDVGDDPEDITDWQAVGFRYRL; from the exons ATGGATGTCTTCTCCCTCCACTCACCAACCcaggcgatgacgatgacaatGGATGAGGCAGAATTCCCAGTGTCCTCAAACGAAGAAGTCCGCTCATCTCTTCTCAGCCACCCCTCGGTGTCAGAAGTCTTGTATGGCGGTGATAATGATTTAACACAACCCCTACTCGCCCGTCATGGGGAACCTCAGCAGCCAAACCAAGCGTTTTTGCGACAGGAAGCCGCCCTTGACGCAGAAGCAACGCGAAGAGTTCTCCAGAAAATTGACAGAACCGTTATTCCTCTCTTGTTCATAACCTATATGCTCAGTTTTATGGACAAGATCATTCTCTCTAGCGCTGCGGTTTTTGGACTTCGTGAAGACAAC AAGCTCGAGGGACAGCAGTACAGCTGGGTCGGGAGCGTGTTTTACATGGGATATCTCCAGTGGACGTATCCTACTAATTTACTCGTGACGCGTCTTCCTGCTGGAAAGTATCTGTCTGCCAACACCCTATTCTGGGGGACCGTTGTCACTCTTACTGCTGCATGTAACAGCTTTGGGGGACTCTTGACGGTGCGATTCTTGCTCGGGGTTGCAGAGGCCACCATCACACCAGGCTTTATGTTTCTCACTTCAACTTGGTACACTCGCGATGAGATGCCAACCCGCGTGGGGATTTGGTTCGCAGGGAACTCTGTCGGTGGCTTGGCCGCGAGTCTTCTCGCTTTTGGGGTTGGACATATTGATAACACCGCTATTCgaccttggagatggatgtaCATCATCTTGGGCGGTGCAACCTTTCTCTGGGCGATTCCCATgttcatcctcctcccagaCAACATCTCAAAGGCCAAGTTCCTTACACCGAAGGAGAGGCAAGTCGCTGCCCAACGAGTAGCATCTGCCGGGACTGGGACAACCGAGAACACGTACTGGAAACAGGATCAATTTCACGAATGCTTGGCCGACCCCAAGACTTGGTTCATTGTCGGAATCCAGTTGCTCACCCAAATCCCCAACGGCGGCTCCCAAAGCTTCGCCAACATTGTTGTGGAATCGTTCGGGTTCACCAATCTGCAGTCCACGCTCATTAACATCCCTTATTCTCTTTTGTCGGCTGGCATCATCTCTGGAAGCGGGTATCTCGCCGGCCATTTTCGAACCTGGAACTGCATCCTGATCATCAGCGTTATTCTGCCATCTGTCTTTGGAAGCGCCCTCATCTACAACCGGAGCCATTTACCTCACGGTGTGCATCTCTTTGCCTACTTTCTCCTATCAAGCGGCTCTGCAGCGATGCCTCTGAACATGGCCCTAGTCCAGTCCAACTACCGTGGCGTCACGAAGAAAACGATCATTACAGTAATGCTCTTTATCGCCTACTGTATCGGGAACACGGCAGGGCCGCATTTCTTTCGCGAATCTGAAGATCCGCTCTACGAGActgccttcaaggccatcatggtCTGTTATAGTTTGGCTATCATCTGTGCTGCAGCCCTAAGAGTTTATCTCGGTCGGCTCAACACAAAGAGAACGCGGGAGGAAGGGATTTTAGGCAGTGCAGGATCTGGCGGCGTTTCGAGAGATGACGTTGGTGACGACCCTGAAGACATCACGGACTGGCAAGCAGTTGGCTTCAGATATCGACTTTAG
- a CDS encoding MFS domain-containing protein: MEAPSTTLGESQSKEQRNGSNTQDRNHHQSQPPETVSEVPPSASHDEPASSTPKSKKSLAQIATVMTSLCACVFLAALEVTIVSTALPTIASHFASDSGYTWIGTSFVLAHTASTPSWGKISDIWGRKPILLIANVIFFGGSLICALVDDLAAFIAGRAIQGLGAAGMQTMVNICISDMFSQRDRGLYYGLTSIVWAVASGVGPVLGGAFTDRVSWRWCFWINLPITAAVFVLLILTLKLPSPNTPVWAGLKAIDWPGSFLIIGGTLMLLLGLYLGGVYEPWNSAPVVCLILFGIITAGLFILNEWKLAEYPVIPVHLFKTWSSAAAYAVTFFHAFVFMGVAYYLPLYFQAVLLASPLRSGLYLLPFILSITVTAAATGAYIQLSGKYLPAVHIGLVIMTVGIGLMIGLDLDLNWSKLIPFQIISGIGVGMNFEGPLLAVQTVVPHKDVAAATTAMSFVRTIATAISVVIGGVLFQNEMKGKKQTLVDGLGPQLARFFDGATASASVDLVKTLPLEQQLVVRRSFFYSLDSMWIMYTAFSGVGLFLGFFIRAQHLSKEHEAAELGIRKKIHTPESTTDGLVALAGSGEEHAMARVSPNRGVLRLRD; encoded by the exons ATGGAAGCTCCTTCGACCACACTCGGGGAGTCTCAAAGCAAAGAACAACGAAATGGATCCAATACCCAGGATCGGAATCATCACCAAAGTCAACCCCCCGAGACCGTCAGCGAGGTCCCTCCCTCCGCCTCCCACGATGAACCTGCATCATCGACCCCAAAGTCGAAGAAATCTCTGGCGCAGATTGCCACAGTCATGACATCTCTCTGTGCTTGCGTCTTCCTCGCCGCTCTCGAAGTAACAATCGTGTCGACCGCTCTCCCTACCATCGCCTCCCATTTCGCCTCTGATTCGGGCTACACCTGGATTGGAACCTCTTTCGTCCTAGCCCATACTGCTTCAACGCCGTCATGGGGAAAGATCTCAGATATCTGGGGGAGGAAGCCGATCTTGTTGATTGCGaatgtcatcttcttcgggGGAAGCCTCATTTGCGCCCTGGTTGACGACTTGGCTGCCTTTATTGCAGGGAGGGCGATTCAGGGGCTTGGAGCTGCAGGCATGCAAACCATGGTCAACATCTGCATTAGCGACATGTTTTCGCAGAGAGACCGAGGCTTGTATTATGGCTTGACTTCTATTGTATGGGCAGTGGCATCTGGAGTAGGCCCCGTGCTGGGCGGTGCTTTTACGGATCGAGTGAG TTGGAGGTGGTGCTTCTGGATCAATT TGCCGATTACCGCCGCCGTCTttgtcctcctcatcctcaccctcaaACTTCCATCTCCTAACACTCCTGTCTGGGCAGGCCTGAAAGCGATCGACTGGCCGGGTAGTTTTCTAATAATTGGGGGCACTTTAATGCTCCTCCTAGGTCTCTACCTCGGTGGCGTCTACGAACCTTGGAACTCAGCGCCAGTCGTCTGTTTGAtcctctttggcatcatcaCTGCCggtctcttcatcctcaacgaATGGAAGCTGGCCGAGTATCCCGTGATACCGGTACATCTCTTCAAAACCTGGTCATCGGCTGCAGCATACGCCGTCACCTTCTTCCACGCATTTGTGTTTATGGGCGTCGCCTACTATCTACCGCTGTATTTCCAGGCAGTCCTTCTCGCAAGCCCTCTCCGATCAGGTCTTTACCTTCTCCCCTTTATCCTTTCAATAACCGTCACAGCTGCGGCGACCGGCGCATATATCCAACTTTCAGGGAAGTACCTCCCGGCTGTTCATATTGGCCTGGTCATTATGACGGTAGGCATTGGCTTGATGATTGGCTTGGACCTCGACCTCAACTGGTCAAAGTTGATCCCATTCCAGATAATCAGCGGAATTGGTGTGGGCATGAACTTTGAAGGCCCTTTGCTTGCAGTCCAGACCGTCGTCCCGCACAAGGACGTCGCAGCTGCTACCACGGCTATGAGCTTTGTGAGAACAATTGCCACAGCCATCTCTGTAGTTATTGGTGGTGTTCTATTTCAGAACGAgatgaagggcaagaagcaaaCTCTTGTGGATGGTTTAGGGCCTCAACTTGCCCGGTTTTTCGATGGAGCAACCGCGTCCGCAAGCgtcgatctcgtcaagacACTGCCTCTAGAGCAGCAACTAGTCGTCCGAAGGTCATTCTTTTACTCACTGGACAGTATGTGGATTATG TATACGGCATTCTCGGGTGTAGGCTTGtttctcggcttcttcatcagAGCGCAGCATCTGAGCAAGGAACACGAGGCAGCAGAGCTGGGTATCCGCAAGAAGATCCACACGCCTGAGTCGACAACAGATGGCTTGGTAGCTTTGGCAGGATCTGGGGAGGAACATGCCATGGCTCGTGTTTCTCCGAATCGTGGGGTTCTCCGATTGAGGGACTGA